The following DNA comes from Hordeum vulgare subsp. vulgare chromosome 3H, MorexV3_pseudomolecules_assembly, whole genome shotgun sequence.
GTAGCAAAATAACTCCCACAAAGACAACAAGGCAACACAGGAAACATGAAAATGTCATGTGATCTTAACACTGGGCATCATCAGTTAATCATCGCTCCCTCAAAACAGATGATGATCATAGTCGCTTGAAACTAATGTCCACTTGCATCTATGCTCCACCCTTTTGTATCTAATAAAGCAAGTAGGCCGATTTGGAGCGCAAAAATGGAGTACGACTTCTCAGTGACCTCCCTGTTCAAGATGATGACCCCTCACCTGGTTCTCGAATTTGAATGGAAGCTCTCGACAGGCTTGCTTCGAGTTCATTTAATTCATCAAGGTCtaggtcatcgtcatcatctataTCTTCATCATCcggctcctcgttggcctccttgCCATTAGAGGTTGATGAGCTTGGACCTTCATCCTGACTTTTCTTGCCCTGTGGAAATAAGTTTAAAACATGTACATCACTACAGAGACTAACATATTGAATAGCATTTGTCTAGATCAACCTGCATTTTGGTTGTACTCCCTAAATTCCATACTGACATATGCACTAAAGCAAATCACTTTAAACTAACACTATTGTATAAGTAACAAAAACTTTCATCATTGAATCCATAACACATTTACAATTCCAATTCTTACCACTAGATTCCAGGCCTGCTTATTTCCTTTCTTACATGCCAAAGGCTAGGAGATATAGCAAGTTAACTATTTTTTCAAGAATTCATATAGCTAATTAAAATGAGGgtaccaaataaaatgcaaaatgaaTCTAAAACGGTATAATCTCAGGTGTGTATGTAACACACAAACAAAATCTCAGCGTGATGACAGATTACTTCTTTGATGCGTCCTTACAGttgtctatttatttatttttttaacaAGCATGCATAATATACACTATCAACTTACGGGAAAAAatcgagaaaacgcaaaagagTTTGCGTTTCATTTCATTGAACGGGAAGAGAACAACAGTACAGGTACAACCTCCCAGGAGGGGGACACACGCACACACATCACCGTCCTCGCCAAACGAGCAGATGAGGAGGTACCACCAACTACAGCCCGCAGCAATGAAAGGTCTCGCCTTCTCCAGCCTCCAACCATGAATGGCGAGGTAGCTAGACTCAAAGCCTCAAGGCCGCGTCACAGCCGTTGCCAGGCGCCTCCAGAGAAGACCACTTCTCCAGGGCTGTCCGGGCCAACGTACCTTCCACCCATATGTGCCTATGAGTCGGCAGATAGATGGCAGGACCCAGCCAGAACTAGCGAATCCATCGTCTTAGACATGCCGGTGCCGGCATACATTGCGCCCCGGACGCCCATGCTCTATGCTGCAGCCCACATCACAGCATTGTATTGCCAGCAAGCCTAGCCAAAAAGAGTGGGGAGGCCACCATCTCCCACTGCCGCATCCGGGACTTGCCGACCGAACATGATGTTTGATGGATCTACACCATTACCCACCACCCTAACACTGCCCTTCAGGCCTTTCCCCCAGCCAAACTGATTTCTCGTCAGCCTATTCCCGACCAAACATGATGTTGATGGATCTACACCATTACCCACCCCCCTAACACTGCCCTTCAGGCATTTCCCCCAGCCAAATTGATTTCTCGTCAGCCTATTTATTCCGTTTCTCGCTAGATTAAGTAGCCTTTTCTTTAGTGTATGTAGGTAACATAGGATGCAAGATAAAAATGGAATGACAATTAGAAGTCTTGGTATTCCTTCATGGAGCCTCTTCTTAAACCTTAGATTGAAAAAACAAACACCCCTTTTGGATGCCAAGATTTCTGACATCTTAGCCTCATAGTTTTAAATTCTCAAATTGAATAGGTTAAGAACTGATTCAAATTCATACAAAAGAAGAATAACAATCCACCTCATCCCTACCGGGCAAACCTTATGGGCAACAAAACCCTTCACCAAAATTTGGGCTAGCAAGAGGACACATGGGTAGCTTTCTTGGGCTCAAACCAAACACACACACCACATTGCGTACATGTGTACACGCCCAATTATATTTTAGCCAATTTAAATTTTTAAGTAACAAAAAGAACAAATCACAAAAGGACGGTGCTTCACATGTTTCTTCTTCTATTAGTTTCTTAGAAAATAAAAATATGCAGAGTATGACCTTCCAAACTATTTTTCCAGGACCACGCGAGGGGACAGGATAGTCTAAAGTAGTTAAAAAGAGCATGTGCGCGCGAGGAAACCTGTTGGAGTCTAATTTAGCTGTGACAGGATTGCTACATTAGAGGAGTCCTAGTTGATACCACACGGTATGTGCGGTAAGCAACTTCAGAATTTAAGTTAAGATGATTTCGGTCGTTacataaaaattccaaaaatagaGGAGTCCTAGTAGACTAGGAAAGGCTAACTAATCAGATCATGTCCTATAAAAGGAGTAGCCAAGAAAATTTGTTAAGCAAGACATAGAAAGAACTCTCCTTCTACCTTGCCTCAACTTGGAGGCAATGCCCCTCTCTCAACCGGAAATCTAGTCCATAACACATAACTTCAAGGGAACTACTTTCAAAGTTTTTGGGGCAGCAGAAACTGATAAAATTTAAGTGAGTGGCTGCCCCCAGGTATTTTTAACAGAAATTATATCATAGCTTTCTTGTTCTAAAGGCCAAGACCCATTCTGCTCTCACAATCTGATCATTCTAGGATATTTGTATTTGATTATCACACTAGTGAATAAACAGCCGATTTAGTAAACGAGGGAAATTTTAACCTGTTCCTGGTTAGCTTGTGGCTCTTCACGTCTTTCATAAACTTCATATGCTTCAGCATCATCAATAAACACACTTGCATCCGCCATGAACAACTCGCGACCACTGGATACAAGAACAAGCAGTTACATTACGTACCACAAGGGCTCACAAGTCAAAACATGTCACTAAAAGAACATAAGGTCATTACCTCATACGGTCATTTTTAGCCCTATCAGCCCTCAAGGCCGCCAGACCAGCTTCTTTTTCTTCTGCCTTCCTCCTTTTCCATTCCATGAACAATTCTGTAGTCATAGGGGTTGTGGTTTGAACCTTTTTGCGCTGttagatgaacaaggagtagagaATGTCACGGGCAATGCCAAAAAAGTCATTTAGACAACAGACAAGGAACAAGAGTTTCACTGTTGCAGACAGAAAGGATTTATGCTAATCTTCATTTTACCTGATCTTCAATCTCATCTTCAATTGCAACCTTTTTACTCTCTTCCTCTAGTAAGGCTTTCATCTGAGACTTTAGTACATAGCCAGGCGGAAGGGCATGCCTGTAGCGGCACTCCGTGCCGCCATTTGGACAAACCCAAAACCACCCATACTGCTTCTTCTCCACAGCATCAAGAAAGTGCTTGCAAACCTACAGAAAAACATAATTAGCAAAatcatcattctgttaaaaataagAACACTTTGAGGATGGGAAAACAAGGATAGCATTCCTAATTTCACTTACTGATACATATCAATGGGGTGGACCAGAATCTGATAAATAGGAAAATAAGTAGAGTTTAATGCTGTGCTCAGCACTGTATATTTGTTTTAACTCGGGATGGTGTCCTAAGAGTGTTGTCCTTTAAGCAATGTGAGACAATGCAAGTTTATAACAACCAAATTAAACAACGGAAAAAAAAGAAATGGAGAGATAAGAAACTGATTATGTCGTCATAACAGGGTTACAATTGCAAATACGATGAAAAATGTTAATTAGCATAGAAATGAAGAATTATTATCAGTACCAatgtattactccctccgttccaaaataagtgactcaactttgtgctaaagttagtacaaagttgagtcacttattttgggacagagagaGTATTATTCATTATAAGTGAGTAAATCCGCTATCCACGAATAACAGAACCTCTTTAATGAGTTTTATTATAGCAAGTGTGTTTAGTTACTACGTGATAATGTTGCTGCCTTCTGGAGATTATGATTGTGTGTACTCATGTGTCACAAAACTGTACACGGAATCCTTGATAACAACAAATCTTAACCACACTGCGGCCTAGAGAAGTTACAACATGCCAATAAATTAGATTATACAATCGATATAATCATTGTGACAATAGACCAAGTGCACCCATAGTGTCTCTAGCAACTAAAATAACTACTAATTGATGTGATTGGCAAATAAGAAATTGCATCTGCATCCAGATTAAAGAAAATC
Coding sequences within:
- the LOC123444967 gene encoding zinc finger CCCH domain-containing protein 11 — translated: MPPKKAAASKADVAKKQKVVEDKTFGLKNKNKSKNVQKYVQSLHQSVQPKPDPTKTAAKKKKEEEKAREKELNDLFKVAVSQPKVPVGVDPKSILCEFFKVGQCQKGFKCKFSHDLNVQRKGEKIDIYSDKRDGEEEDTMDDWDQETLEKVIASKNADYQQNKPTDIVCKHFLDAVEKKQYGWFWVCPNGGTECRYRHALPPGYVLKSQMKALLEEESKKVAIEDEIEDQRKKVQTTTPMTTELFMEWKRRKAEEKEAGLAALRADRAKNDRMSGRELFMADASVFIDDAEAYEVYERREEPQANQEQGKKSQDEGPSSSTSNGKEANEEPDDEDIDDDDDLDLDELNELEASLSRASIQIREPGEGSSS